One genomic window of Streptomyces spiramyceticus includes the following:
- a CDS encoding metal-dependent phosphohydrolase encodes MTRRESPMPLSSFPDSPLARAADQMLCAASPPTLVAHCHRTYRFGSAFLEGQRRAFDAEALFIASALHDLALTEAYDDPQTPFEVHGARLAEQELHSRGARPDLAGLVRDAIALHMEITTADDPRPEVAAVHLGAAADVMGLRLDQLPPGLLADVLELHPRQGFAAFVTEAVRRQAAAKPDSRIALLIRHAGFLDLIAAAPFED; translated from the coding sequence ATGACCCGCAGAGAGAGTCCCATGCCGCTGTCCTCGTTCCCCGACTCGCCGCTCGCCCGCGCCGCCGACCAGATGCTGTGCGCCGCGAGCCCCCCGACGCTGGTGGCCCACTGCCACCGCACCTACCGTTTCGGTTCGGCTTTCCTGGAGGGACAGCGGCGTGCGTTCGACGCCGAGGCGCTGTTCATCGCCTCCGCCCTGCACGACCTGGCACTCACCGAGGCGTATGACGATCCCCAGACCCCCTTCGAGGTGCACGGAGCCCGGCTGGCCGAGCAGGAGTTGCACTCCCGCGGAGCCCGGCCCGATCTGGCCGGGCTGGTCCGGGACGCGATCGCCCTGCACATGGAGATCACCACTGCCGACGACCCCCGGCCGGAGGTGGCTGCGGTCCACCTGGGCGCCGCGGCGGACGTCATGGGGTTGCGCCTGGACCAGCTGCCGCCCGGCCTCCTCGCCGATGTGCTCGAACTCCACCCCCGACAGGGGTTCGCCGCTTTCGTGACCGAGGCGGTACGCCGACAGGCGGCTGCCAAGCCGGACTCGCGGATCGCCCTGCTGATCCGGCACGCCGGTTTCCTGGACCTGATCGCTGCCGCACCGTTCGAGGACTGA